A genomic stretch from Pomacea canaliculata isolate SZHN2017 linkage group LG2, ASM307304v1, whole genome shotgun sequence includes:
- the LOC112556727 gene encoding pollen-specific leucine-rich repeat extensin-like protein 1, with protein MNSVKLQIWKKTMQRKKCVLNLSNQAAQLTSLELAAKDGMKEWQDSITKGIQLTSKVGDNGELYEDVGQEEQESGTGSFPPPPDDIFTDPDDIYEETQDVEEIKEVKPQLRNPPPPLPPPKVRDEPEEVYDDCSSELAPVSGPKEKEILQPPQTQGLRAKDQAAPPLPQDVPPVPTRVPPKAELPALPTLPPPPLPDRRPNTAEQRPSIAEQTLPLPSSPPPLPVRNASAPVARVPKLRKPFVFGRRILSTFTLASGIVLQMQVQSVLLNKGLNPHTKSRL; from the exons ATGAATTCCGTGAAGCTCCAAATCTGGAAAAAGacaatgcaaagaaagaaatgtgttttgaacTTGTCAAACCAGGCAGCCCAACTTACCAG TTTAGAGCTGGCAGCAAAAGATGGAATGAAAGAGTGGCAAGATTCAATCACAAAAGGAATCCAGTTGACTTCAAAGGTTGGTGACAACGGAG AGCTTTATGAGGATGTGGgtcaagaagaacaagaaagtgGGACTGGCAGCTTCCCTCCACCACCTGATGATATATTCACAGACCCTGATGATATTTATGAAGAAACACAGGatgtagaagaaataaaagaggtTAAACCTCAGCTTAGAaatccaccaccacctcttccaCCACCAAAAGTAAGAGACGAGCCAGAAGAAGTGTACGATGATTGCAGCTCTGAACTGGCACCTGTCAGTGGACCAAAAGAAAAAG AAATCTTACAACCACCACAAACTCAGGGATTAAGAGCTAAAGATCAAGCTGCTCCCCCACTGCCACAAGATGTGCCTCCAGTCCCTACCAGAGTGCCACCAAAAGCAGAGTTACCTGCTCTTCCCACACTCCCGCCTCCTCCTCTTCCAGACAGACGCCCCAACACTGCCGAACAACGCCCCAGCATTGCCGAACAAACTCTTCCCTTGCCTAGCAGTCCTCCCCCTCTTCCTGTCAGAAATGCTTCAGCACCTGTAGCCAGAGTTCCCAAACTACGCAAACCATTTGTATTCGGGAGGAGGATTTTGAGCACATTTACTTTGGCAAGTGGGATTGTTCTGCAGATGCAAGTACAGAGTGTCCTTTTAAACAAGGGACTTAATCCACATACTAAGTCAAGATTATGA
- the LOC112556728 gene encoding metaxin-2-like isoform X4 gives MASPLVVDEFRAELGAAEPWPDGVTLYQQYQAEQITFPDSANCLSVKAFLYMCGLNFQVELKTNAEEMSPSGKVPFIHVGAFLVSELDPIIAFVNAKGFALTSHLSDIERSEMRAYMAMIDNILVNAELYLAWLDETVSSEVTRPRYGCPYPWPLNWILPLRKQSEVRARLSSNGWKDKNMKQVCEEVRICCQALSERLDQQQYFFGDNR, from the exons ATGGCTTCGCCGTTAGTTGTGGACGAGTTTCGAGCAGAACTTGGGG CAGCTGAGCCATGGCCGGATGGTGTGACCCTTTATCAACAATATCAAG CTGAGCAGATCACATTTCCTGACAGTGCCAACTGCCTGAGTGTAAAAGCATTCCTCTACATGTGTGGGCTGAACTTTCAGGTAGAGCTGAAGACAAATGCTGAGGAGATGTCACCGTCAG gTAAAGTTCCTTTTATTCATGTTGGGGCATTTCTGGTTTCTGAGTTAGACCCCATAATTGCATTTGTCAATGCTAAG GGTTTTGCCCTGACCTCACACCTGTCAGACATAGAGAGGTCAGAGATGAGGGCTTACATGGCTATGATTGACAACATCCTTGTCAATGCAGAG CTTTATTTGGCATGGTTGGATGAAACAGTATCATCAGAG GTAACAAGACCACGTTATGGTTGCCCCTATCCATGGCCACTGAACTGGATCTTGCCATTGCGCAAACAATCAGAAGTCCGTGCTCGTCTTAGCAGCAATGGCTGGAAGGACAAGAACATGAAACAG GTGTGTGAAGAAGTCAGAATCTGTTGCCAGGCTCTGTCAGAGCGACTTGATCAGCAGCAGTACTTTTTTGGAGATAA taGATAA
- the LOC112556728 gene encoding metaxin-2-like isoform X3 yields the protein MAGWCDPLSTISSANCLSVKAFLYMCGLNFQVELKTNAEEMSPSGKVPFIHVGAFLVSELDPIIAFVNAKGFALTSHLSDIERSEMRAYMAMIDNILVNAELYLAWLDETVSSEVTRPRYGCPYPWPLNWILPLRKQSEVRARLSSNGWKDKNMKQVCEEVRICCQALSERLDQQQYFFGDKPTELDALVFGHLYTLITTELPVGQFADIIQQFSNLTNFCKHIEEEYFKD from the exons ATGGCCGGATGGTGTGACCCTTTATCAACAATATCAAG TGCCAACTGCCTGAGTGTAAAAGCATTCCTCTACATGTGTGGGCTGAACTTTCAGGTAGAGCTGAAGACAAATGCTGAGGAGATGTCACCGTCAG gTAAAGTTCCTTTTATTCATGTTGGGGCATTTCTGGTTTCTGAGTTAGACCCCATAATTGCATTTGTCAATGCTAAG GGTTTTGCCCTGACCTCACACCTGTCAGACATAGAGAGGTCAGAGATGAGGGCTTACATGGCTATGATTGACAACATCCTTGTCAATGCAGAG CTTTATTTGGCATGGTTGGATGAAACAGTATCATCAGAG GTAACAAGACCACGTTATGGTTGCCCCTATCCATGGCCACTGAACTGGATCTTGCCATTGCGCAAACAATCAGAAGTCCGTGCTCGTCTTAGCAGCAATGGCTGGAAGGACAAGAACATGAAACAG GTGTGTGAAGAAGTCAGAATCTGTTGCCAGGCTCTGTCAGAGCGACTTGATCAGCAGCAGTACTTTTTTGGAGATAA GCCCACAGAACTGGATGCATTAGTCTTTGGTCATCTTTACACTCTTATCACTACTGAACTACCAGTCGGGCAGTTTGCAGACATCATTCAGCAGTTCTCGAATCTCACCAACTTCTGTAAGCATATTGAAGAGGAGTACTTCAAGGACTAA
- the LOC112556728 gene encoding metaxin-2-like isoform X1, whose translation MASPLVVDEFRAELGAAEPWPDGVTLYQQYQAEQITFPDSANCLSVKAFLYMCGLNFQVELKTNAEEMSPSGKVPFIHVGAFLVSELDPIIAFVNAKGFALTSHLSDIERSEMRAYMAMIDNILVNAELYLAWLDETVSSEVTRPRYGCPYPWPLNWILPLRKQSEVRARLSSNGWKDKNMKQVCEEVRICCQALSERLDQQQYFFGDKPTELDALVFGHLYTLITTELPVGQFADIIQQFSNLTNFCKHIEEEYFKD comes from the exons ATGGCTTCGCCGTTAGTTGTGGACGAGTTTCGAGCAGAACTTGGGG CAGCTGAGCCATGGCCGGATGGTGTGACCCTTTATCAACAATATCAAG CTGAGCAGATCACATTTCCTGACAGTGCCAACTGCCTGAGTGTAAAAGCATTCCTCTACATGTGTGGGCTGAACTTTCAGGTAGAGCTGAAGACAAATGCTGAGGAGATGTCACCGTCAG gTAAAGTTCCTTTTATTCATGTTGGGGCATTTCTGGTTTCTGAGTTAGACCCCATAATTGCATTTGTCAATGCTAAG GGTTTTGCCCTGACCTCACACCTGTCAGACATAGAGAGGTCAGAGATGAGGGCTTACATGGCTATGATTGACAACATCCTTGTCAATGCAGAG CTTTATTTGGCATGGTTGGATGAAACAGTATCATCAGAG GTAACAAGACCACGTTATGGTTGCCCCTATCCATGGCCACTGAACTGGATCTTGCCATTGCGCAAACAATCAGAAGTCCGTGCTCGTCTTAGCAGCAATGGCTGGAAGGACAAGAACATGAAACAG GTGTGTGAAGAAGTCAGAATCTGTTGCCAGGCTCTGTCAGAGCGACTTGATCAGCAGCAGTACTTTTTTGGAGATAA GCCCACAGAACTGGATGCATTAGTCTTTGGTCATCTTTACACTCTTATCACTACTGAACTACCAGTCGGGCAGTTTGCAGACATCATTCAGCAGTTCTCGAATCTCACCAACTTCTGTAAGCATATTGAAGAGGAGTACTTCAAGGACTAA
- the LOC112556728 gene encoding metaxin-2-like isoform X2 produces the protein MASPLVVDEFRAELGAEPWPDGVTLYQQYQAEQITFPDSANCLSVKAFLYMCGLNFQVELKTNAEEMSPSGKVPFIHVGAFLVSELDPIIAFVNAKGFALTSHLSDIERSEMRAYMAMIDNILVNAELYLAWLDETVSSEVTRPRYGCPYPWPLNWILPLRKQSEVRARLSSNGWKDKNMKQVCEEVRICCQALSERLDQQQYFFGDKPTELDALVFGHLYTLITTELPVGQFADIIQQFSNLTNFCKHIEEEYFKD, from the exons ATGGCTTCGCCGTTAGTTGTGGACGAGTTTCGAGCAGAACTTGGGG CTGAGCCATGGCCGGATGGTGTGACCCTTTATCAACAATATCAAG CTGAGCAGATCACATTTCCTGACAGTGCCAACTGCCTGAGTGTAAAAGCATTCCTCTACATGTGTGGGCTGAACTTTCAGGTAGAGCTGAAGACAAATGCTGAGGAGATGTCACCGTCAG gTAAAGTTCCTTTTATTCATGTTGGGGCATTTCTGGTTTCTGAGTTAGACCCCATAATTGCATTTGTCAATGCTAAG GGTTTTGCCCTGACCTCACACCTGTCAGACATAGAGAGGTCAGAGATGAGGGCTTACATGGCTATGATTGACAACATCCTTGTCAATGCAGAG CTTTATTTGGCATGGTTGGATGAAACAGTATCATCAGAG GTAACAAGACCACGTTATGGTTGCCCCTATCCATGGCCACTGAACTGGATCTTGCCATTGCGCAAACAATCAGAAGTCCGTGCTCGTCTTAGCAGCAATGGCTGGAAGGACAAGAACATGAAACAG GTGTGTGAAGAAGTCAGAATCTGTTGCCAGGCTCTGTCAGAGCGACTTGATCAGCAGCAGTACTTTTTTGGAGATAA GCCCACAGAACTGGATGCATTAGTCTTTGGTCATCTTTACACTCTTATCACTACTGAACTACCAGTCGGGCAGTTTGCAGACATCATTCAGCAGTTCTCGAATCTCACCAACTTCTGTAAGCATATTGAAGAGGAGTACTTCAAGGACTAA
- the LOC112557523 gene encoding glyoxylate reductase/hydroxypyruvate reductase-like, whose product MADIMSTVLVTCPLTPEEQQRLQASCDVRLVPGSPRPLAREVFLKHVRGVHGLIVMPPDRVDAELLDAAGPQLKVVGTISVGLEHIDLEECRRRSILVGYTPGVLTTAVAELTVALLLMTIRHLQDGLRSVHSGVWGQHGNDLLWLSGVEISGSVVGIVGLGRIGLGVATRLKAFQPARIVYCSSNTARPAPTCPRLALQLVSWEELLSQSDIVIATCSMKGTQNYNLFNAATFARMRSSSIFINVTRGALVDQEALLSALTSGQIAAAGLDVTNPEPLPTDHPLLQLPNVTVLPHLGSATRRARTTMSHVTVNNVLAGLQGQMLPSPAP is encoded by the exons ATGGCCGACATCATGTCCACCGTCCTCGTCACCTGTCCTCTCACACCAGAGGAGCAGCAACGACTGCAGGCTTCGTGTGACGTGCGCCTGGTGCCCGGGTCACCCCGCCCTCTCGCCAGGGAGGTCTTCCTCAAACACGTGCGGGGCGTGCACGGACTCATCGTTATGCCTCCCGACAGAGTGGACGCTGAGCTGCTGGACGCTGCAG GTCCACAGCTGAAAGTGGTGGGCACTATATCAGTGGGGTTGGAACACATTGATCTTGAAGAATGCAGACGAAGAAGTATACTTGTAGGCTATACCCCGGGTGTGCTAACAACAGCTGTGGCTGAGCTGACCGTGGCGTTGCTGCTCATGACCATCCGACACTTACAGGACG GTCTACGCTCGGTGCACTCTGGAGTCTGGGGTCAGCATGGAAACGACCTACTGTGGCTGAGCGGCGTCGAAATCAGCGGCAGTGTAGTGGGCATCGTGGGGCTGGGCAGGATCGGCCTAGGTGTCGCCACTCGCCTGAAAGCCTTTCAACCTGCGCGCATCGTCTACTGCAGCAGCAACACCGCAAGGCCGGCGCCGACCTG TCCAAGACTTGCCTTACAA CTAGTAAGTTGGGAGGAGCTGCTGAGCCAGTCCGACATTGTCATCGCAACGTGCTCTATGAAGGGCACTCAGAATTACAATCTCTTTAACGCGGCCACCTTCGCACGCATGCGGTCTTCGTCCATTTTCATCAATGTCACCCGGGGTGCCCTTGTGGACCAGGAGGCGCTGCTGTCGGCCCTCACGTCAGGCCAGATCGCGGCGGCAGGCCTGGATGTCACCAACCCGGAGCCTCTGCCCACCGACCACCCGCTGCTGCAGCTGCCAAACGTCACGGTGCTGCCGCATCTGGGCTCAGCCACGCGCCGCGCGCGCACCACCATGTCTCACGTGACCGTCAACAACGTCCTGGCCGGCCTGCAGGGCCAGATGCTGCCGTCACCAGCACCTTAG